AGAAGTCATCTATGAAATAGAGAACGGACTTTACCTCATACCGGGGGATAGCGGGGAGGAGATTTTGCGATATTCTTCTACAAATATGATTGAGGATTTTGCGGGGGATACGGATATTTGGAATCTATTTGATTATGTAGTGGTAGATACAGGTGCGGGGATAAGCAATATGACACAAGCATTTTTGCGCGCAAGTGATTATATCATCGTAATCACAACTCCAGAGCCCTCATCAAAAACCGATGCCTACGCTATGCTAAAGGTAAATTCTAAATTCACAAATGAATGTATGATGCTTGTAAATATGGCAAACACGCAAACACAGATTACCCAAGTGTTTGACACGATTTACAAAGTCGCTCAAAAAAATATCCCGGGTTTGCGCTTGCAGCTTTTGGGTGGATTTACCGTAAATAACGCCCTTAAGCAAGCGATTTTGCGCAGAAAAATAATGTGTAAAGTTGAGCCAAATAATATTTTTTCTACCGCTATGCAGACAATCGCAAAAAGGCTTGTCGATAAAATGGAACATAATATGCTTGAAAAACCAACAGAAACCGTTGGGAGTTTCTTTAAGCGGATTTTGGGCTATTTGTAGGATTTTATTAAGTGTTTTCTTAAGGGTTTCAAAGAGCGTGCTTCAAGCACTTCTATAATCCCAAAGATAAGATTCTAAGCAGGAGTTTTTAGAGTAGTTTTTTATGCTAGTGCTTGTTTCTAGCAATCTTGCGATAAAATCTTTTCCAAACAAGTGAGAAAATCCAGTAAATACCATTAAAGGGCAAAAATGCGTCTCTCAAACTTTATCAATCTCTCTGTTGTCGCGGGATTTTTCATCGGACTAACGATAGGGTTGGTAAAATTTGATGAGCCTGAACTTATTTTGTTTCTTCTTATTATCGTTACGATATGTATGTATCTCATCTCTCTCACTATGGCAGCAGTTTATACTTATATCCAAGACCCCAAACCTAGCTCTATGCTTACAAATAAAGACTACATTGAGCAACAGCTTGATTATTTTGACGGCGAGTTTGACCATACGGAGAAAGAAGCTAGAGCGATTGCGCGATTTATCGCTAGCTTTGAGCTAAGCGAGGAGCAAGAGACTATTGCACAAACAGCACAAAATGCCCCAGCCAACGCCACAAACACCCTTGAGCTAAATCCTGCCTAAAAGCGCAAAAGGATTCCCGTGATACCACAAGCCTACAAAAACGCCAGCCAAAATAGCCAAGATGAGCTAGCCGTAGCCTACTTGCCCGCTGTCAAAGCTATGGCATATCGCATAAAAGAGCGACTACCTGCGCATCTCGAAGTGAGTGAGCTTATCTCTATCGGCACGGAGGAGCTACTAAAGCTAGCAAGGCGATATGATGAAAATCTAAATGATTCTTTTTGGGGCTATGCAAAATCTCGTGTGTATGGGGCTATGCTTGACTATCTGCGTGCGCTTGATGTCGTCTCGCGTTCTTCGCGCAAGCTTATCAAAGCCATTGATGCAGAAGTCAGCAAATATTTTAACGAACACGAGGAAGAGCCAAGTGATGAATACCTTGCAAAAGTGCTAAATGAAAGCGTAGACAAAATCAAAGAAGCAAAAATCGCTTCTGATATTTATGTGCTTGTGCCAATCGATGAACAATACAACATTATGGAGCCTACAAATATCATTGATAAACTCGAAAAAGAAGAGCTCGTAGCCAAAATCCAATCCGTGCTAAAAACTTTCCCACAACGAGAACAGCTCATAATCCAGCTTTATTTTTTAGAGGAGCTAAGCCTAAGTGAAATCAAAGATATTTTGCATATAACAGAATCTAGGATTTCACAAATTGCAAAAGAAGTGATAAAAAAGATTCGATTTTCATTAGGAGAACAAAATGGCTGATATACTAAGTCAAGAAGAGATAGACGCCCTCCTAGAAGCAGTCGATGATGGCAAAGATGATGATACGCTTAGTCGTAGCGACATACTTCCGCAGCGACAAGTAACGCTATATGACTTCAAGCGACCAAACCGCGTAAGCAAAGAGCAGCTTCGCGCTTTTCGCTCTATCCACGACAAAATGGCGCGTGCACTCTCTAGCCAGATTTCAGCGGTTATGCGCTCTATCGTGGAGATTCAGCTCCATAGCGTAGACCAGATGACTTATGGCGAGTTTTTGATGAGCTTGCCAAGCCCTACGAGTTTTAATGTTTTCTCGATGAAGCCACTTGATGGCACGGGCGTGCTAGAGATAAATCCTAGCATTGTGTTTCCTATGATTGATAGACTTTTGGGAGGCAAGGGCGACCCTTATGACAATTCACGCGAGTTTAGCGACATTGAGATAAACCTGCTTGATACGATTTTGCGACAAGTGATGCAGACACTAAAAGAAGCGTGGAGCTCTATAACAGATATGTATCCAAGCATTGATGCAAAAGAATCAAGCCCAAATGTCGTGCAGATTGTCGCGCAAAACGAAATCGTAATAATGGTGGTAATGGAGCTTATCATAGGGCATTCTAGCGGTATGATAAACTTTTGTTATCCCGTCATCTCACTAGAATCAATTTTGCCTAGACTTGGTAGCCGAGATGTAAATCTAGGCGAGACAAACTCCAAAAAATCACGCAACAAAGAGCTACAAGCCCTAATCGGTGGTGCAGATGTGGGCGTAGAAGCATTTATCGGTGGGACAAATCTCACGCTAAAAGAAGTGCTAGACTTGCAAGTAGGCGATGTGATACGACTAAACGAACCTGCGAGCGATGATGTCATCGTAAGCATTGATGGGCGTGAAAAATATCGCGCAAATATTGGCTTGCAAAGATTCCGCAAATCTATCAAAATCCAAGAAGAAATCCTAACCGAAAAAGACAAAGTCAAAGAGCTTCTTGAAATGCTTGAAACACAGCGCAAAAACAAAATCGAAGATGCCGAAAATGAGGAAGAAGAAGAGGATTAAAAAAGGAAAACCAAAATGAATCCAAAAAAGATTTTGATAAAATCAAAAAGCCATAACCGCACGCATAATCACAAGCATAGCACCACCCAAAAAGCCAAAATCAAAAAAGCCAAAAAGGAGGAAGCATAAATGGATAGCCCATTTTTTAAGCTACTCATACAAGAGACTATTTCTACGATTGAGGGCTTGACAGGCAATGCACCAAGCGTAGAATTCAAAAGAGGTGGCAGTGTCAATGATATTGTAAGCACATTTCCTTGTGCATTTACCACGATAAATGTCAGTGGCGATGTGAGCGCAAAAGCAGGGATTATAACGCCTATTGAGCTTGTAACAGCACTAAGTGATTTGATGCTAGGTGGCGAGGGGAATAGCCAAAGCGAGGCTACAAACGATGATTTGGACGCCACAAAAGAGATAAATTCTAATGTCTTTGGCGCGATAGCTACTTCACTAAAATCTCAAGGCGATTTGCCAAATCTAGATTTTGAAATAGTAGGAATTGAAGTGATAGATGACGCTTCAAAGCTAGCGGATTTTAGCAACGCCTATGAGCTATCTTTCTCGCTAAATAGAGCAAACTCTAGCTATGTGGGGCTTATCTCAAAAGAGCTAGTGCCTTACTTTGAGGGAGGGAGTGCTAGCCCTGCAGCTAGCGCAGGAGGGGCTCACCCTGCCCTAAGCCCAGAAGAAATCCGCAATATCGGTATGCTACTTGATGTAAACCTAACCGTCAAAGTCCGCATAGGGCAAAAGAAAATGCTACTAAAAGATGTCATCTCTATGGATATAGGCAGTGTCGTAGAGCTAAATCAGCTTGCAAATGACCCGCTAGAAGTGCTTATCGACAACAAAGTCATAGCCAAAGGCGAAGTAGTCATAGTCGATGGAAACTTCGGCATACAAATCACAGATATTGGCACAAAGCGCGAACGACTAGAACAGCTAAGGGGCGTGTGATAAGCAGCACAAAGGCAAACATATATGAGAAAAATACCAGCGCATTTTTCGCTAGCTATGGCTGTTTTTAGCGATGATTTAAGTGGAGATTTATCAAGTGATTTAGCCAAAATCCAAAAGTTTTATGAGGATTCTAGCCCAAATCCTAATCAAAATTTTAACAAAAACAGCTCGTTAGATTGCCCTACCACACAAGCCCAAATCATAGACATTCGCCAGCCACAAGACTACAAGCAAAAGCACATAAAAGGTGCAAAAAATATCAGTGATTTTGAAAGCCTATCACGCGAGATTTTATCTAATCCAAATATAAAGTTTCTGCTTCACTGCTACTCGGGCTACACTGTGGCAATGATAGGAAGCGAGATTGTAGAAATGGGTGCAAAAAATGTATTTTTCTTTGATGAGAGTTTTGAGGATTTGTATGCCGCACTAGAGCAAAATCCTAAAAATGAAGTAAAATCCAAATAAAAAAAACACCCCGAAAAAATCCCACAAAAAAAATGAGGAAAAAATAATGCCAAAAACTCCCCAAACTATCATTATCATAGGCTATGGAAATATGGCTAGTGCTATTGCAAGCGCACTAGATAAACAAGGCAAATACACGCTTGAAATCTGTGGCAGGGATTTTAAAAAAGCACAAGATTTTGTGAAAGAAAACGCACTTAAAAACGCTAAGGCAATAGATTTAATGCTATCAAAAGATTCCCAAAAAGACTCTGCCACCCAAACAATCAACTTGCAAGATAAAATCGCCCTGCTTTGCATAAAGCCCTATGGACTTTCTAGCTTTAGCTATGAGGGTGTTGCAAAGGGCGCATATAGCACACTTGCAGGGGTAAATATCGCTACATTGTGCTCTTTCATCAAGTCGCAATACTTTGTCAAACTTATGCCAAATGTGGGGGCGAAATATTGCCACTCCGCCACAGCAGTGTTTTTATCTAGTGATAATTGCGACTTCAAACAAGAGGCAAAAGAAATAATCCAAAGTTTTGGCAATGCAGTGTTTGTAAATAATGAAAGTCTAATTGATAGCGCGATTGCTACAAGTGGCTCTTCTCCCGCTTTTATCGCGCTTGTAGCGCAAAGCCTCATAGATGCGGGCGTGCAAGAGGGGCTATCTCGCCCTGATTCTCTAGCACTTGTGCGAGAGACTTTTAAGGGATTTGCTTTTCTTTTAGATAGTGCATTGCCCCAAGAGATTATCGAGTCGGTTACCACACCAGCAGGCACGACAGCGCAAGGACTAGCAGTGCTAGAATCAAAAGCTGTGCGTGGAGCGTTTCTAAAAGCCTGCAAAGCGAGTGTAAAAAAAGCTCGCAAAAAATAAAACCACAAAAAAAACTACACACAAATAAATGCACAAAACAACCAAAATCTACAACAATATCCCTACAAAACAAAGGAGTGTGCCACAATGAAAGCCATAAATGGATACTTTGGCGAATATGGAGGGCGATTTATCCCAGAAACACTTATGAATGCAGTATTGGAGCTAGAATCTGCCTATGAAACATACAAAAACGACAAGGAGTTTAGCACTACACTAAATAGAATGCTAAAAGAATATGTAGGACGCCCTTCATTGCTGTATTTTGCACAAGCTATGAGCAACGACTTGGGTGGGGCAAAAATCTACCTAAAAAGAGAGGACTTAAACCACACAGGCTCGCACAAAATCAACAATGTGCTAGGGCAGATTTTGCTTGCGCAAAAAATGGGCAAATCTCGTATAATCGCTGAAACGGGAGCAGGACAGCACGGAGTAGCCACCGCCACAGGTGCTGCACTAATGAAAATGGAGTGCGAAATATTTATGGGCGAAGAAGACGCCAAAAGACAAACACTAAATGTCTATCGTATGCGACTTTTGGGTGCGAAAGTAAATGTCGTTACAAGCGGGACTTCCACACTAAAAGACGCAGTAAGCGAAACGATGAGGGAGTGGACCTCACGCATAGATGACACACACTATGTGCTAGGTTCTGTTATGGGACCGCACCCTTTTCCAACGATTGTGCGGGATTTTCAGAGTGTGATTTCGCGTGAGATAAAATCCCAAATACTCCAAAAAGAGGGTAGATTGCCCGATATTGTGTTAGCTTGTGTGGGTGGTGGGAGCAATGCTATTGGCGCGTTTTATCACTTTTTGGAGGACTTAGATGTCAATCTTATCGGCATAGAAGCCGCAGGTAAAGGCATAGACACACCAGAAACCGCTGCAACTATCAGCACGGGCAAAGTAGGCATTTTTCACGGAATGAAATCGTATTTCTGCCAAGATGATTTTGGGCAAATCGCACCTGTGTATAGCATAAGCGCGGGACTTGACTACCCGGGCATAGGACCAGAGCACGCTTACTTACACGATAGTGGGAGAGTGGATTTTGTGCCTATCGGCGATGATGAAGCGGTAGAAGCGTTTGAATACCTCTCAAAAATGGAGGGGATAATCCCCGCCATAGAGAGCGCACACGCCCTAGCACACGCCCTAAAAATAGCCCCCAAAATGTCAAAAGACAAAATAATCGTAGTAAACCTATCAGGTAGAGGGGACAAAGACTGCGCCGCACTAGCAAGATATAGAGGAGAGAAAATCTATGACTAAGGGAAATAAGCTAGATTCCAAATACGCGCTTTGCGAAGCGTTTGACAAAAAAGGTAAAAAAGCCTTTATACCATTTATCACTTGCGGGTATCCTAGCCTAGATTTAAGCGAGCAAATCATCTACGCGCTAGAGCAAAACGGAGCAGATATTATTGAAATAGGGATTGCTTTTTCTGACCCTGTGGCAGAGGGAGAAACTATCCAAAAAGCAAGCGCGCAAGCATTGCAAAACGGCGTGCATTGTGAAGAAGTGTTTGCTCTAGTCAAAAAAGTGCGAGACAAAATCCACGCACGACTCGCCTTTATGACTTATGCAAATATCGTGTGTGCTTATGGCGTAGATAGGTTTATCACGCAAATGGCGTCTTTGGGCGTGGGCGGGCTGATTTTGGCTGATGTGCCCTATGAGGAAAAGAGCGTTTTTGCAAAGGTGTGTCAAAAGTATGGAGTGGATTTTATATCACTCATCGCGCCTAGCTCCAAAAGCCGAGTGGATATGATAGCAAAAGAAGCAAGCGGGTTTATTTATTGTGTAAGCTCGCTAGGCGTTACAGGTATGCGAAGTGAGTTTGACAAAGGGCTAGAATCTATGGTTGGCGAGATACGCAAATCCTCTAGCGTGCCTGTAGCTGTGGGGTTTGGAATCTCAAATGCCACCCAAGCAAAAGAAGTAGCCAAGTATGCAGATGGCGTAATCATCGGTAGCGCAATAATGAAAATCTGCGAACAACACAAAGAACAATGCGTAAGCCATATCGTTACATTTGCACGCGAAGTGCGAGAAGCATTAGATAGTTAGGATTTTTAGATTTTGTAAAATCTAGCTTGTTTTGACTTTTTTAACTTTCTCTTTTAACTTTTTTTTGATTCTAAAAATTTTCCACCAAAAAATTACCAAAAACCTACCAAAATCACAGAATCATAAAAAATATAATCATTTCATATTTTTTATGATATTGCGTATTTTTAATTATTTTTACACATTTTTGTATAAAATAGTAACATATTTGTATTTTTTACAAAGATTAAAATATATTTTAATTGACAAATTATTTTTTATTCACTTATAATTTGCTTGCCACCCCAAAAAGAATTGATAAAATCTTTTTCTTTAAGTTCTTTATAAAATTCTCTTAATTTTAGTTAATGTTGCTTTGTTTTTACAAAATCATATTAAACAAAAATGCAAAAATCAAATCACATAAACAAGGTGCGCAAAAATGAATATAGCACTTAAAAAATCACTTTTTATGCCCATTATTTGTGGACTACCACTATCGCTTTTATCTGCGAAATATATCTGCGCAGAGGGTGCAAAAGGATTTTGGTGTAGCACATCAAAAATGGGAGTAGGCACATATTACGCGCATTATAAACACCCAAAAATCAATCATTTTGGCGGACATCTTAGCGTGTCCTCTCTGTATTGGAAAGAAAGATTTAGTATAGGAGCGGATATAAGCGGAGGGCTAGGAGAGCAAAAAATATCAAGTGATTTTTTTGATTCTGCTCCCAAAAACTCATTTGGTGGCTTTTTGGGATTTGGGCTGTATTCGGGGGTAAATCTTGGCGATTTTCTAAAAAATGAGATACAAAATCCATTTATTTTGCATTTTTCCACTTCATTTCACTTCGATAACTATGGCTTAAGAAACAATATACCTGATACGCTGTTTTTTACACTTGGTGCTGGACTAAGTAGCATAAAGACAATAGACAAATTTAGCCTAGAATACTCCCTAAACTACGGCTATGTCGTGTATGGCTCATATCGATTTATTGAGCGCAAAAATCCAAATAGTCTTGCAATCTCACGCAGAAGCGAATCTACAATAGGACACAATAGCCACGAAGCAAAGGCTAGCCTTGCAATAACCTATAATAGTTTTTATGCAAAGTTTAGCTGCATTTATCGCTTTTTAGATGATTCCAAAGAAGTGTGGGTAAAGAAATTTAGCACCGATTCTGCAACTTACCGCTTGGGCTATCCCCACACGCACAATCTCATCACTATGCTTGAAGTGGGATATAGCTTTGGGGAGTTTGGCAAATAGTCAAATTCTAATTTAGATTTTGGTTATTTGCATTCTAGCTAGCACGGCTTGTGCGTGAGCGTCTAAATCCTCCAAATGTGCCAAATGCGCACAAGGCTTGCCAAGAGTGCTTATAGCGTCTTTGGAAAAATAAATCACAGAGCTTTTTTTCATAAAATGCTCCACCCCCAAAGGCGAGAAAAACCTCGCACTTCCGCCTGTGGGAAGCGTGTGATTTGGTCCTGCGAGATAGTCGCCTATGGGTTCTGGCGTGTGTGTGCCTAGAAATATCGCGCCTGCATTTTTCACACTAGGCAATAGCTCAAAAGGACTTGCCACCATTAGCTCCAAATGCTCTGGCGCAAGCGCATTGCAATAATGAGTGCATTGGGCTATGTCTTTGCAGATAATAATCGCGCCTCTGTTGTCAATACTTGATTTTGCTATGTGCTTTTTAGGCAAAGTATCCAAAATCGCTTCTACTTTCTCGGCTACGATTTTGGCTAGATTTTCATCATCTACAAACAAAAATGAGCTTGCCATCTCATCGTGCTCTGCTTGAGATAGCAAATCGTGCGCTAGATATGTCGCATTTGCACTACTATCAGCGATGATAGCAATCTCACTAGGTCCAGCTATCATATCAATCCCCACTTCGCCAAAGACAAGTTTTTTTGCACTAGCTACATAAATATTGCCCGGTCCTGTGATGACATCTGCTTTTTTTATGTGCGGATTTGCTTGGCTTTTTGACACTCCAAATGCCATTAGTCCCACTGCGCTTGCCCCACCGACTTTATAAATTTCTTTTATGCCACAGATATGCAGTGCCGCTAGCAAAAGCGCGTTTGTCTGCATATCTGGCGTAGGTGTGCATACAAATATTGATTCTACGCCCGCTACGATTGCAGGGATAGCATTCATAAGCAGTGAGCTAGGATAGCTTGCCTTGCCCCCCGGTATATATAGCCCTGCCCTCTCCACAGGCGTATATTTCGCACCTAGCACGCTACCATTTGATTCAAAGTCAAGCCACGATTGGCGTTTTTCTTTTGAGTGAAAAGCATAGATTCTATCATAAGCTATGTGCAAAGCCTCTTTTGTGTCTTTATCTAGCGCGTCATAAGCCTCCTTACACTCACTAGGAGAAATGCTTAAATCCTCCAAACTTTTGGGACTCCACCTATCAAATCTCTCTACTTGAGATAGTAGCGCACTAAGTCCATTTTCACGCACTTCGCGCAAGATAGATTCTACTTTTGGTATTACTTCGCTTATATCCTCGCTTCCACGCAAAAGGATTTTTTCAAACTCGTTTTCAAAGCCTTTTTGTGAGCTATTTAGAATCTTTATCATTGTTTTCTCCTTAAATTTATGTCATTATCTTATGGCGTTGTGCCAAGCATTTTATAGCCAAAAAGCATTATAGCATTTAATTGCCAAAAAAGCCTTAAGGGATTTTAGCTTAATAGTTTTATGGTATCATTTCGCCCGATTATTTACTATAAATAAACCAAACAAAAGGAGCGCAAATGGAGCAAGTCGCGGGCATTTCCTTTATGCAAAAAGTAAAGACGGTTAAAGATATTGAGCTAAAAAATAAGCGGATTTTGATTCGTGTTGATTTTAATGTTCCAATGGACGAAGAATTTGACATTAGCGATGATACGCGCATACGAGAAGCACTGCCCACTATCAATTATTGCGTAGATAATGAGCCAAAGTGCATAGTGCTTGTAAGTCATCTAGGACGCCCCAAAGGCAAGCAAGCAGAATTCTCACTAAAGCATATTTTAAAGCGACTGGAGAGATTGCTTGATAGAAATGTGCTTTTTGCTGATTCTATTGATTCACTTGGCTCTTTGCAGAGTGAAGCAGAAGAGGGAAGTATCATTTTGCTAGAAAATATTAGATTTTATGAGGGAGAAGAAAAAAACAGCGATGAGCTAAGCAAAAATCTAGCAAACCATTGCGATGTGTTTGTCAATGACGCATTTGGGACAAGCCACAGAGCGCACTCGAGCACTTATGGCGTAAGCAAATTTGTCAAAGAAAAAGTAGCAGGACTTTTGCTAAAAAAAGAAATAGATTCTTTTGCCAAAGCCCTAGCAAATCCGCTAAAACCCGTGCTTCTAATCGTAGGGGGTAGCAAAGTGAGCTCAAAACTCGCCCTGCTAGAAAATATCCTTTCTGTGGTGGATAAAATCATCATAGGCGGTGCTATGAGCAATACATTTCTTGCTTCTTTGGGCTATGATATGGCAGACTCTATGGTAGAAAACGACTTGATAGATGAAGCAAAAAAAATCCTGCAAAAAGCAAAAGAAAAAAATGTCAAAATCTATTTGCCTGTCGATGTGGTAAGCACTGATGACATAAAAGAACACCAAAATATCAAAATCACTCCCGCCCAAGATGTCCCTCAAGGCTACAAAGCAGTAGATATGGGACCTGCTAGCACGAGGCTATTTAACGAAGTCATACAAGCAAGCCAAACAATAATATGGAATGGACCACTTGGAATTTATGAGATTTCACAATTCTCGCGCGGAACATTCAACCTAGCCCACGCTATCGCAGATACTTATGCCTTTTCACTAATCGGTGGTGGCGACACAGCAGACGCGGTAGAAAAAGCAGGGGAGCGCGATAATATGAGCTTCATATCCACAGGTGGTGGAGCAAGCCTAGAGTTGCTAGAGGGTAAGATTTTGCCCGCATTTGAAGTGCTAGACAAAAAATAATCTACTTTAGATTTTGCTTGTATATTTTAGCCCAAAAGCCAAACTTTAAGATTTTTTAGCAATATTTTTTTTAGATTTTGCCTTTTTAGATTTTTGCAATATTTGCAATATTTGCTGATTTGGCAAATGGCACTTTTTGGCGCGGAATCAGTGCTTAGATTTTTGGCTAGATTTTGGCTAGATTTTGCTAAAATACATTAGCTTCAAATCATTTCAAAATCATAAAAAATACAAGGAGGCTTCCTATGATGAATGTGTTTTTTAAGCAAGGCTCAATGGTCGTGCAAAAAAAAATCCAAGACAATTTCACACTCCCAGAGGGTGCGATATTGTGGATAGATTTGCTTCACCCATCTGCTGCGGAAGTCTCCTATATTGCAAAAACTTACGCTCTAGACATTCCTACCAAAGAGGAGCGCGAAGAGATTGAGGAAAGTGCGCGATATGCCGAGGATGCCGACACTATAACGATAAATACATACTTCCTCACACGCGATGCCGAGCTAGAGCTACACAACGAAACCGTAACCTTTCTTTTGCTAAAGGGAATCTTATTTACCATTCGCTATGAGGATTTTAAGGTGTTTAATGAGATTCATCAAAGTGTGCTAATTAGCCCACGAAAATTTGAAGATGGATTTGACATCGTAAGCAGAATCTTTGAAGTGCGTGTCGAGCAAGATGCTGATATGCTAGAGGGTGCGGCAAAGCTTACCAAAATTTTGCGTAAAGCCGCGCTAGAAGAGACTTCAAGCGAGCACGACCATATC
This genomic stretch from Helicobacter macacae MIT 99-5501 harbors:
- the corA gene encoding magnesium/cobalt transporter CorA, giving the protein MMNVFFKQGSMVVQKKIQDNFTLPEGAILWIDLLHPSAAEVSYIAKTYALDIPTKEEREEIEESARYAEDADTITINTYFLTRDAELELHNETVTFLLLKGILFTIRYEDFKVFNEIHQSVLISPRKFEDGFDIVSRIFEVRVEQDADMLEGAAKLTKILRKAALEETSSEHDHIARLSRLSSLQELNLSVRDSLFDKRRAIMALLRSGKVEQDIKKELTIVLKDLNSLVEFTNVNLSMLDNTQSIFTSQINIEQNKIIKLFTVATMAMMPPTLIGTIYGMNFTNMPELDLPYAYPVVLIAMVVSTAIPIVIFKKKGWL